From Quercus lobata isolate SW786 chromosome 1, ValleyOak3.0 Primary Assembly, whole genome shotgun sequence, one genomic window encodes:
- the LOC115989049 gene encoding L-type lectin-domain containing receptor kinase S.4-like: MPISFTCLKILFPNMATLLRLFFALIFLSIPVSSQLNQFFLAGFKDVGTNITLNGIAEIQKTGILKLTNETSRLMGHTFYTSPFQFKNSTNGKAFSFSTSFVFTIVPEYPKLGGHGLAFTIATTKDLQAHPSQYLGLFNPSDVGNSSDHLFAVEFDTVQDFEFGDINDNHVGIDINSLTSNASATAAYFTDSSTKQDLNLKSGKAIQAWIDYDSVQNVLNVTISPFSSKPSKPILSFPLDLSPILQESMYVGFSASTGLLASSHYVLGWSFKINGQAPALDLSSLPSLPGLKKQQYTALKVGVSVSAIVLALSTIFVAIYLFRKIKNADIVEDWELELGPHRYSYQELKKATNGFGEKGLLGSGGFGLVYKGTLPNSKTQVAVKRISHKSQQGLREFVSEIASIGRLRHRNLVQLLGWCRKRGDLLLVYDFMANGSLDNSLFDEPKTVLSWEQRFTIIKGVASGLLYLHEGYEQVVIHRDVKASNVLLDSELNGRLGDFGLARLCEHGSNPGTTRVVGTLGYLAPELPRTGKATTCSDVFAFGALLLEVACGRRPIEPKAMPEELVLVDWVWDRFIEGKLLDVMDPRLNGDFDESEVVMVLKLGLMCSNNVPMARPSMRQVVRYLEGEANISDDLRAPSEFNGGKGHVEGFDDFVHSFASSSFGKMDSFSSTMNRNRSVSFASLSNSPLSLLQGRGETR, from the coding sequence ATGCCCATTTCATTCACATGCCTTAAGATTCTCTTCCCAAACATGGCCACACTTCTTAGATTGTTCTTTGCTCTTATCTTCCTTTCAATCCCTGTTTCATCCCAGCTTAACCAATTTTTCTTAGCTGGATTCAAAGATGTAGGCACCAACATAACCTTAAACGGAATCGCTGAGATCCAAAAAACTGGCATTCTTAAATTAACCAACGAGACCAGTCGGTTAATGGGCCATACTTTCTATACCTCTCCATTTCAGTTCAAGAACTCCACCAATGGTAAAGCTTTCTCTTTTTCCACATCTTTTGTTTTTACCATAGTCCCCGAGTATCCAAAGCTCGGAGGCCACGGCCTTGCTTTCACAATCGCAACCACTAAGGATCTACAAGCTCATCCAAGCCAGTACCTTGGCCTTTTCAATCCTAGCGATGTGGGAAATTCCTCAGATCATCTCTTCGCAGTTGAGTTCGACACTGTCCAAGACTTCGAGTTCGGAGACATCAACGACAACCATGTTGGAATCGACATCAATAGCTTAACCTCCAATGCCTCAGCCACCGCAGCATACTTCACCGACAGTTCAACAAAACAAGACCTTAACCTCAAGAGTGGGAAAGCTATTCAAGCTTGGATCGACTACGATTCAGTTCAAAATGTTCTCAACGTTACCATTTCTCCATTTTCTTCTAAACCCAGTAAGCCAATCTTATCTTTTCCTTTAGATCTCTCACCAATCCTTCAAGAATCCATGTACGTTGGATTCTCTGCTTCAACGGGTTTGCTTGCGAGCTCACACTATGTTTTGGGCTGGAGCTTCAAGATTAATGGGCAAGCTCCAGCTCTTGATCTCTCTTCTCTGCCTTCACTACCTGGACTCAAGAAGCAACAATACACAGCTCTAAAAGTAGGTGTTTCTGTTTCAGCTATTGTTCTTGCACTATCTACAATTTTCGTTGCTATATACTTGTTCAGGAAGATTAAGAACGCCGACATAGTCGAAGATTGGGAGCTTGAACTAGGCCCACATCGTTATTCTTACCAAGAACTAAAGAAAGCAACCAATGGTTTCGGAGAAAAAGGGCTACTTGGTAGTGGTGGTTTTGGTCTAGTTTACAAAGGTACGCTTCCGAATTCAAAAACCCAAGTTGCTGTTAAGAGAATCTCCCACAAATCCCAACAGGGTTTGCGTGAATTTGTATCGGAAATCGCTAGCATTGGTCGACTTCGCCACCGGAATTTGGTTCAATTATTGGGTTGGTGTCGTAAACGAGGCGATCTTCTTCTTGTGTATGATTTTATGGCTAATGGGAGCCTAGATAATTCCTTGTTTGATGAGCCAAAAACAGTCCTTTCTTGGGAGCAAAGGTTCACCATCATAAAGGGTGTTGCTTCTGGGCTTTTGTATCTACACGAAGGCTATGAACAAGTTGTGATTCACAGAGATGTTAAGGCTAGCAACGTGTTACTAGACAGTGAACTCAATGGAAGACTAGGCGATTTTGGACTAGCAAGACTATGTGAACACGGGTCGAACCCGGGTACAACTCGGGTCGTTGGCACTTTAGGCTATCTTGCACCAGAGTTGCCTAGAACAGGAAAGGCCACAACATGTTCAGATGTGTTTGCATTTGGTGCACTTTTGCTCGAGGTTGCTTGTGGGCGTAGGCCCATTGAGCCCAAGGCAATGCCGGAAGAGTTGGTCTTGGTCGATTGGGTTTGGGACAGGTTCATTGAAGGAAAGCTACTTGATGTGATGGACCCAAGGTTGAATGGTGATTTTGATGAGAGTGAGGTGGTGATGGTGTTAAAGTTGGGGCTAATGTGTTCAAATAATGTACCAATGGCACGGCCTAGTATGAGACAAGTGGTGAGGTACTTGGAAGGAGAGGCTAACATCTCGGATGATTTGAGAGCCCCGAGTGAGTTCAATGGAGGAAAGGGTCATGTGGAAgggtttgatgattttgtgCACTCGTTTGCATCTTCCTCGTTTGGAAAGATGGACTCGTTCTCATCCACAATGAATAGAAATAGAAGTGTCAGTTTTGCTTCTCTTTCTAATTCACCTCTCTCCCTTCTTCAAGGCAGAGGGGAAACTAGGTAG